GCACCTGCCTGTCTGCTCGCCAGAGGGGGACCCTGTGGAGTGAGGTGGAAGCTCTGCGAGACAAAGGCTCCTTCCTGCCTGAGGAGCGGATCCTCCCCCTTCTCCAGGGcatctgccaggggctgcaggccaTTCACGCCAAGGGCTACGCCCACAGGTGAGCCCCCCGggcctgcgggggcggggcctgccccTCTGGGGAACTCACTCTCTGTCCCCACAGGGACCTGAAGCCCACCAACGTGCTGCTGGATGACGCGGAGCAGCCAGTGCTGATGGACCTGGGCTCCATGAACCGGGCCCGCATTGAGGTCAAGGGCTCCCgccaggccatggctgtgcaGGTAGGAGGCACCCGGCTCTGTGGCCCCTCCCTGTGGGAAGATCAGCTGCTTGGGCTGAGACctctccccagcaggggctctccagccctgctcctggagcaGGGGCCCCAtctagccccccccccatgccagtcacaggcctcctgcccccctccccctgctaagAGCTCTGAGTAGTCACTGGGGACAGCCCTCCCCAGTGTGGGCTCATGCtgtgccctcccctcccaggactGGGCGGCTCAGCGCTGCACCATCTCGTACCGGGCCCCGGAGCTCTTCACAGTGGAGAGTGACTGCGTCATCGACGAGCGCACCGACATCTGGGTAAGGCCCCGCGGCAGGgccgctgctcccctcccgggcGCTGCCTGGGCCGGGCTGACCCTGTCCCCTTCAGTCCCTAGGCTGCGTGCTGTACTGCATGATGTTCGGGGAGGGCCCCTTCGACATGGTCTTCCAGAAGGGCGACAGCGTGGCGCTGGCTGTACAGAACCAGCTCCGCGTGCCCCCCactggcaggtgaggagcgggccTGGCTGCCCCCACCCGGGGCCGGTAGCTGTGCGCTCACCCCTCTGGGGGGCCCTGCCTCATGCATGTGCCTCCTGCAGGTACTCGGCCAGCCTGGAGCACCTGCTCTCCTCCATGATGGTGGTGAACCCTCAGGAGCGGCCTCATGTCTCCCAGATACTGGACCAGctggaggggctgcagccagcctTGAGGGGCCAGGCCACCACCCGGATCTGAGCCTGGGGCCGGGCCAGCACTGCGTGTGGAGGCTGAACTGCTTGTAAGACTGAGCTGGAGGTTAAAAGCAAGACCAGGCCTGCGGGGTGGAGCCCTGCCCGCGCCTGCCGCTTCAGGACCACCTCGGgcacccactctgctgctggggccTCAGCAAGGGGTGGCCAGGCATGTGCTGAGCCCCAAGCTCTGGGGCT
The nucleotide sequence above comes from Pelodiscus sinensis isolate JC-2024 unplaced genomic scaffold, ASM4963464v1 ctg97, whole genome shotgun sequence. Encoded proteins:
- the STK16 gene encoding serine/threonine-protein kinase 16 gives rise to the protein MTPGVRPPPLRHQRRAGPGHALCACARGSFSIEGQRYLLLQRLGEGGFSYVDLVEGLQDGRFYALKRILCHDKEDRQGALHEVEMHQLFDHPNILQLEAHCMVEKGPKHEAWLLLPFLRRGTLWSEVEALRDKGSFLPEERILPLLQGICQGLQAIHAKGYAHRDLKPTNVLLDDAEQPVLMDLGSMNRARIEVKGSRQAMAVQDWAAQRCTISYRAPELFTVESDCVIDERTDIWSLGCVLYCMMFGEGPFDMVFQKGDSVALAVQNQLRVPPTGRYSASLEHLLSSMMVVNPQERPHVSQILDQLEGLQPALRGQATTRI